Proteins encoded within one genomic window of Streptomyces sp. NBC_01314:
- a CDS encoding response regulator has translation MTDTAYDRIRVVVVDDHAVMRAGVIALLADEPTIEIVGEGSDGREGVDLVERLAPDVALLDLRMPVLDGVAATTEIVALPVATRVLILTTYDTDVEIERAVEAGAIGYLLKDTTREQLADAIRSAARGETVLAPKVAERLVARMRRPEPVALTARERDVLHAVADGLSNAEIGRRLVIGEATVKTHLLRVFAKLDVSDRTRAVVVALERGLLAHS, from the coding sequence ATGACCGACACCGCGTACGACCGGATCCGCGTGGTCGTGGTCGACGACCACGCCGTGATGCGCGCCGGAGTCATCGCCCTGCTGGCCGACGAGCCCACGATAGAGATCGTCGGCGAAGGGAGCGACGGCCGCGAGGGCGTCGACCTCGTCGAGCGGCTCGCCCCCGATGTGGCCCTCCTCGACCTGCGCATGCCGGTACTCGACGGCGTGGCCGCCACCACCGAGATCGTCGCCCTGCCGGTGGCCACCCGGGTGCTGATCCTCACCACGTACGACACAGACGTCGAGATCGAACGAGCCGTGGAGGCCGGCGCCATCGGCTACCTCCTCAAGGACACCACCCGCGAGCAGCTCGCCGACGCCATCCGCTCGGCGGCGCGCGGTGAGACGGTCCTCGCGCCCAAGGTCGCGGAGCGCCTGGTGGCCCGGATGCGCCGCCCCGAGCCGGTCGCGCTCACCGCCCGCGAGCGGGACGTGCTGCACGCCGTCGCCGACGGCCTGTCCAACGCCGAGATCGGCCGCCGCCTGGTCATCGGGGAGGCCACGGTGAAGACGCATCTGCTGCGGGTCTTCGCGAAACTCGACGTCAGCGACCGCACTCGCGCCGTCGTCGTCGCCCTGGAACGCGGACTCCTTGCGCACTCCTGA
- the uppS gene encoding polyprenyl diphosphate synthase codes for MPRLGEDAPVGADEGADVRAAYRACRRIVREAHSAEYTLLQLMPPQTRSACWALYAAFHTADGLIDTTEGTPAQRSEHLAAWTAALRTEADHGRSRDPVRRALVDTVWRWGIDLDDLAESLSALAADADGTAPATWHEWRARVKSQNTGWVGQFLRLLERCGVRVPVDLGQLAAVSGLLDGLYLTDTLADLADDVNRGTLTLPTEVLDRFPGAGSDLAARHFSPSVQALVTHLLQRARQSLAEGHDELRHHLHPGADILLQSIVALFRARLDVAEKSGPAILQRPCEPDRLTRWRIMAPARLKAFLLWRLVPLHTPPAARPQAGVPQQRTPGSHQPRSATVTVPAVPVPAHPSGACPPAIDPDRLPHHVAVIMDGNGRWATSRGVPRTAGHTAGVRALRDMAMGALEIGLAHLSLYTFSTENWNRSADEVFHIFRVLGDELEDGWILRHDIRLRWIGDGQRVPCDLAARIRDQEAATRHRTGLTLNLCLDYGGRAELARAGSAIARAARTGDLTHGDMTERDFARYLPYPEMPDVDLLWRTGGEQRLSNLLPWHASYAELHFTSELWPQVDRRDLWQVVSDHTHRHRRYGAAPSPDAPPAARTETAIT; via the coding sequence GTGCCACGGCTGGGAGAAGACGCGCCGGTCGGTGCGGACGAGGGCGCCGATGTCCGGGCGGCCTACCGCGCCTGCCGAAGGATTGTGCGCGAGGCGCACTCGGCGGAGTACACGCTCCTGCAACTGATGCCACCCCAGACCCGGTCGGCGTGCTGGGCGCTGTACGCGGCCTTCCACACCGCTGACGGCCTGATCGACACCACTGAGGGGACCCCGGCCCAGCGGTCCGAGCACCTTGCCGCCTGGACGGCGGCCCTGCGCACCGAGGCGGATCACGGACGCAGCCGTGACCCGGTGCGTCGGGCACTCGTGGACACGGTTTGGCGGTGGGGTATCGACCTGGACGACCTTGCGGAGTCGCTGTCCGCCCTTGCCGCGGACGCGGACGGCACCGCCCCGGCGACGTGGCACGAATGGCGTGCACGGGTGAAGTCCCAGAACACCGGCTGGGTGGGACAGTTCCTCCGGCTCCTGGAGCGCTGCGGCGTCCGCGTTCCGGTGGATCTCGGGCAGCTCGCCGCGGTCTCCGGCCTCCTCGACGGCCTGTACCTGACCGACACCCTCGCCGACCTGGCCGACGACGTGAACCGCGGCACCCTGACCCTGCCGACGGAAGTTCTCGACCGCTTCCCCGGTGCCGGCAGTGACCTGGCGGCCCGGCATTTCAGCCCCAGTGTCCAGGCGCTGGTCACCCACCTCCTGCAACGGGCCCGTCAGAGCCTCGCTGAGGGCCATGACGAGCTGCGCCACCATCTGCACCCAGGTGCCGACATCCTGCTCCAGTCCATCGTCGCCTTGTTCCGCGCCCGCCTGGACGTGGCCGAGAAAAGCGGCCCTGCCATCCTGCAACGCCCCTGCGAGCCCGATCGGCTGACGCGATGGCGCATCATGGCCCCCGCGCGTCTGAAGGCGTTCCTGCTGTGGCGCCTGGTCCCGCTCCATACGCCGCCGGCTGCCCGTCCCCAGGCAGGAGTGCCTCAGCAGCGCACACCCGGGTCCCATCAGCCACGGTCCGCCACGGTCACCGTGCCGGCGGTGCCCGTGCCCGCTCATCCCAGCGGGGCGTGCCCACCGGCCATCGACCCCGATCGCCTGCCCCACCATGTGGCGGTCATCATGGACGGCAACGGCCGGTGGGCGACCAGCCGCGGTGTGCCGCGCACGGCGGGCCACACGGCCGGCGTCCGTGCGCTTCGCGACATGGCCATGGGAGCACTGGAGATCGGACTGGCCCACTTGTCCCTCTACACGTTCTCCACCGAGAACTGGAACCGTTCCGCCGACGAGGTCTTTCACATTTTCCGCGTACTCGGCGACGAGCTGGAGGACGGCTGGATCCTGCGGCACGACATCCGGCTGCGCTGGATCGGCGACGGGCAGCGAGTCCCCTGCGACCTGGCCGCCAGGATTCGCGACCAAGAGGCGGCCACCCGTCACCGCACCGGACTGACGCTCAACCTCTGTCTGGACTACGGCGGCCGCGCCGAACTCGCACGGGCGGGCAGCGCCATCGCACGCGCCGCACGAACCGGTGACCTCACCCACGGTGACATGACCGAGCGGGACTTCGCGCGTTACCTCCCCTACCCTGAAATGCCCGACGTCGACCTGCTGTGGCGCACCGGCGGCGAGCAGCGGCTGTCCAACCTCCTGCCCTGGCACGCCAGTTATGCCGAACTGCACTTCACCTCCGAGCTCTGGCCGCAGGTGGACCGCCGCGATCTCTGGCAGGTGGTCAGCGACCACACTCACCGTCACCGCCGCTACGGCGCAGCCCCCTCGCCCGACGCGCCACCCGCCGCCCGCACCGAGACCGCGATCACATAG
- a CDS encoding ABC transporter ATP-binding protein, which translates to MEVCGVHHAYRRRVVLRGVSLQLRSGVLAGIVGENGAGKTTLLKILSGELRPVRGTIRHSGRFGYCPQAAVLNDALTVRQHLRFFETAYGLKDLRRAEEVMERLHFHEYADELAGTLSGGTRQKLNLTLALMHDPQVLLLDEPYQGFDWDTYQRFWDLAAFLRESGRSVLVVSHLAYDTESLDELWRLDGGLLHQQPRVSA; encoded by the coding sequence ATGGAAGTCTGCGGTGTGCACCACGCCTACCGTCGGCGGGTGGTGCTGCGCGGTGTGAGTCTGCAGCTGCGTTCTGGTGTGCTGGCCGGCATCGTCGGGGAGAACGGGGCGGGCAAGACCACCCTGTTGAAGATTCTCTCAGGAGAGCTGCGGCCCGTGAGGGGCACGATCCGCCACAGCGGCAGGTTCGGGTACTGCCCCCAGGCAGCCGTCCTCAACGATGCCCTCACAGTCCGTCAGCACCTGCGGTTCTTCGAGACTGCCTATGGCCTCAAGGATCTGCGCAGGGCCGAGGAAGTGATGGAGAGGCTCCACTTTCACGAGTACGCCGACGAGCTCGCCGGCACCCTCAGCGGCGGCACCCGGCAGAAACTGAATCTCACGCTGGCGCTGATGCACGACCCGCAGGTGCTGCTTCTGGACGAGCCCTACCAGGGCTTCGACTGGGACACCTACCAACGCTTCTGGGACCTGGCCGCGTTCCTGCGGGAGAGCGGACGCTCCGTCCTGGTGGTCTCCCACCTCGCCTACGACACCGAGAGCTTGGACGAGCTGTGGCGGCTGGACGGCGGCCTGCTGCACCAGCAGCCAAGGGTGTCGGCATGA
- a CDS encoding sensor histidine kinase codes for MSQWQQQPGDRLTQDRIRRWNSAGWILFGLLPPAVAVLDASPTRRYRLLGLLALIALCHTVVLTRPDNPVLRPRTYLAVLALVLGATAYLLDGGAAFYVVSLPQFWLFTRAPRDAITLSGAAAALTVFGSTVGQGWSPQFLTGNVVFTVVAYAAGVGLGLWLHRFVGQSNERQERLTAELVVTQEELAAAHQRQGAAEERERLAREIHDTLAQGFASIVVLAEAARAATFTDPVRCAEQLTSIEQTARENLAEARVLVGSTPESGVAPGSLATTLRRTLDRFVQDTGLTVTAELPDIDLDQRTRVALLRCTQESLANVRKHSGASTVGVVLTELPGGVELEITDDGCGFVVEESHGFGLDGMRRRLAELDGELAVTSSLGDGTRVLASLPTHSQD; via the coding sequence GTGAGTCAGTGGCAGCAGCAGCCGGGTGACCGGCTCACCCAGGACCGTATCCGCCGCTGGAACTCAGCAGGCTGGATCCTGTTCGGTCTGCTGCCCCCGGCCGTCGCCGTGCTCGACGCGTCGCCGACCCGGAGGTACCGGCTGCTCGGCCTGCTCGCCCTGATCGCGCTGTGCCACACCGTCGTTCTCACCCGACCGGACAACCCCGTCCTGCGTCCCCGTACCTACCTCGCCGTCCTCGCGCTCGTCCTGGGCGCGACGGCCTACCTCCTGGACGGCGGGGCCGCCTTCTACGTGGTGTCCCTGCCGCAGTTCTGGCTCTTCACCCGCGCCCCGCGGGACGCGATCACACTCAGCGGGGCTGCCGCGGCCCTCACCGTGTTCGGCAGCACGGTCGGCCAGGGCTGGAGCCCCCAGTTCCTCACCGGGAACGTCGTGTTCACCGTGGTCGCCTACGCCGCCGGGGTGGGGCTAGGGCTGTGGCTGCACCGCTTCGTCGGCCAGAGCAACGAGCGCCAGGAGCGACTGACCGCGGAACTCGTCGTCACCCAGGAGGAGCTGGCCGCCGCACACCAGCGGCAGGGCGCGGCCGAGGAGCGCGAACGGCTCGCCCGGGAGATCCACGACACGCTCGCCCAGGGCTTCGCCTCCATCGTGGTGCTCGCGGAGGCCGCCCGCGCCGCCACCTTCACCGACCCCGTACGCTGCGCCGAGCAGCTCACCTCCATCGAGCAGACCGCGCGCGAGAACCTGGCCGAGGCCCGGGTGCTCGTCGGCTCCACCCCCGAGAGCGGCGTCGCACCCGGCTCGCTGGCCACCACCCTGCGCAGAACCCTGGACCGTTTCGTCCAGGACACCGGCCTCACCGTCACCGCCGAACTGCCCGACATCGACCTGGACCAGCGCACCCGCGTCGCCCTGTTGCGCTGCACACAGGAGTCCCTTGCCAACGTGCGCAAACACTCGGGCGCCTCCACCGTCGGCGTCGTACTCACCGAACTCCCGGGCGGTGTCGAGCTGGAGATCACCGACGACGGCTGCGGCTTCGTCGTCGAGGAGTCCCATGGTTTCGGCCTCGACGGCATGCGCCGACGGCTGGCCGAACTCGACGGCGAACTCGCCGTCACCAGCTCCCTCGGGGACGGCACCCGTGTCCTCGCCAGCCTTCCCACGCACAGTCAGGACTGA
- a CDS encoding methyltransferase domain-containing protein — protein sequence MGRAGFDIVRANNNRGGVDDFIPFEATMQAARAAGLSVGDYIDEVMNGTPGATQFTIDELRALGVFAANPDTVLEIGPGSGRYLEKTLKECSPGRYEIYETAAPWSDYLVDTFGVVAQPTAGCSLASTPDGSIDLLQAHKVFNTVTFLYASRYFFEMARVMRPGGRIVFDVMTETCLDPATVRAWATQGGAGHGSYPAAMPRRTCVDLFATLGCSLEGSFLAPMGVASTEVLVFGKRA from the coding sequence ATGGGACGTGCGGGATTCGACATCGTGCGTGCCAACAACAACCGAGGTGGAGTGGACGACTTCATCCCGTTCGAGGCAACGATGCAGGCTGCACGGGCGGCCGGTCTGTCGGTCGGTGACTACATCGACGAGGTCATGAACGGGACGCCTGGCGCCACCCAGTTCACCATCGATGAACTACGCGCTCTCGGCGTCTTCGCTGCCAACCCGGACACGGTGCTGGAGATCGGGCCCGGGTCCGGACGGTACCTGGAGAAGACGCTGAAGGAGTGTTCACCAGGCCGCTACGAGATCTACGAGACGGCGGCGCCATGGTCCGACTACCTAGTGGACACATTCGGCGTGGTCGCCCAACCGACCGCAGGATGCAGTCTCGCCTCGACACCCGATGGCAGCATCGACCTCCTTCAGGCCCACAAGGTCTTCAACACCGTGACCTTCCTCTACGCCTCCCGCTACTTCTTCGAGATGGCACGTGTCATGCGACCTGGTGGCCGGATCGTCTTCGACGTAATGACAGAGACCTGCCTGGACCCGGCCACGGTGCGTGCCTGGGCGACGCAGGGTGGTGCGGGACACGGTTCCTACCCAGCCGCCATGCCTCGCCGGACATGCGTGGACCTCTTCGCGACCCTCGGTTGCAGCCTGGAGGGCAGCTTCCTGGCCCCCATGGGCGTCGCCTCCACTGAGGTGCTTGTCTTCGGAAAGAGGGCTTGA
- a CDS encoding alpha/beta fold hydrolase: MSDTHVTAPTRYIEVDGDRFAYRRWGKPSGVPILLVQHLRGGMDHWDPLLTDGLAEDREVILLNGRGIASSSGKPRNRMEDMADDIAAVIQALGLEQVDLLGFSIGGYQAQEVTLRHPKLVRKLLLLGTGPRGLDPTMDPKVLEVAPRPVPVVEDFLFLFFGRSEAARAAGRAFWERRHQRADQDPPSSPEVTQAQIEAVMVYGEPLPGENPYAHLNAITQPTLVLNGENDVMVASINSWHLAQNIPNAQLLIYPDAGHGAQFQYPERFLKHAIQFLDE; the protein is encoded by the coding sequence ATGAGTGACACGCATGTGACCGCACCGACTCGGTACATCGAGGTCGACGGCGACCGGTTCGCCTACCGCCGCTGGGGCAAGCCCTCCGGCGTGCCGATCCTCCTGGTCCAGCACCTCCGCGGCGGAATGGACCACTGGGACCCCCTGCTCACCGACGGCCTGGCCGAAGACCGAGAGGTCATCCTGCTCAACGGGCGCGGCATCGCCTCGTCATCCGGCAAGCCGCGTAACCGGATGGAGGACATGGCCGACGACATCGCCGCGGTCATCCAGGCGCTGGGGCTGGAGCAGGTCGATCTGCTCGGCTTCTCGATCGGCGGTTACCAGGCACAGGAGGTCACGCTGCGCCACCCCAAGCTGGTGCGCAAGCTCCTCCTGCTCGGCACCGGCCCCCGAGGCCTGGACCCGACGATGGACCCCAAGGTGCTTGAGGTCGCACCGCGTCCGGTCCCCGTCGTGGAGGACTTCCTCTTCCTCTTCTTCGGCCGCTCGGAAGCCGCGCGGGCAGCGGGCCGGGCCTTCTGGGAGCGCCGTCACCAGCGTGCCGACCAGGACCCGCCGAGCTCGCCCGAAGTCACACAGGCGCAGATCGAAGCGGTCATGGTCTACGGGGAACCGCTGCCGGGCGAGAATCCCTACGCCCACCTGAACGCGATCACCCAGCCGACGCTGGTCCTCAACGGCGAGAACGACGTGATGGTCGCCTCGATCAACTCCTGGCACCTCGCCCAGAACATCCCCAACGCTCAACTGCTGATCTACCCCGATGCCGGGCACGGAGCGCAGTTCCAGTATCCCGAGCGGTTCCTGAAGCACGCCATTCAGTTCCTCGACGAGTAA
- a CDS encoding TetR/AcrR family transcriptional regulator, with protein sequence MRVTKAQAEQNRAHIVATAGRLFRERGYDGVGVADLMAAAGFTHGGFYKHFGSKADLMAEASENGLSQTAAQAEGRHATEFVERYVTREHRDGRGDGCTIAALSGDAARQPGDIQKEFGAGIENLLTALQLASQGDTPGDADGRAARTTMIDMLAHSVGAIVLSRACPDGSPLADEILDVCRKEILASLAHGNSDQSAARNPEA encoded by the coding sequence ATGCGGGTCACCAAGGCACAGGCGGAGCAGAACCGTGCGCACATCGTCGCGACGGCCGGCAGGCTGTTCCGCGAGCGCGGCTACGACGGTGTCGGCGTGGCGGACCTGATGGCAGCCGCCGGGTTCACCCATGGCGGGTTCTACAAGCACTTCGGCTCCAAGGCCGACCTGATGGCCGAGGCGTCCGAGAACGGGCTCTCACAGACCGCGGCACAGGCAGAGGGCCGGCACGCCACCGAGTTCGTCGAGCGCTACGTCACGCGGGAGCATCGCGACGGGCGCGGTGACGGCTGCACCATCGCCGCCCTCAGCGGCGACGCCGCACGTCAACCGGGGGACATCCAGAAGGAGTTCGGGGCAGGGATCGAGAACCTGCTGACGGCTCTCCAGCTCGCCTCCCAAGGGGACACGCCCGGGGATGCGGACGGGCGCGCGGCCCGCACCACGATGATCGACATGCTCGCCCATTCGGTCGGCGCGATCGTGTTGTCGCGGGCATGTCCAGACGGTTCTCCGCTGGCGGACGAAATCCTCGATGTCTGCCGCAAGGAAATTCTCGCGTCACTGGCACACGGCAACAGCGACCAGTCGGCGGCAAGGAACCCAGAAGCCTGA
- a CDS encoding MMPL family transporter — MKNLPVRMARWSAARPWRGIVGWFVFVVLCLGIGISVGTNAATTEDFRIGEAGRGEAIAAEGGLQQRSVEHVLITAKPSTGKLDIAAADLAAADVAARMAKLPEVLSVTDPVRGAGNTAVRVTVTMKGPELEGKEHVDPLLEQTAAVQKANPGLSVEETGSPSISKGVDKLRGDDLARTEMIALPVTLITLLLVFSSVAMALVPLLLALSSIAAAVGLTMVASHVFPDNGISTNVILLIGLAVGVDYTLFYLKREREERARAGGRLSPQAVVELAAATSGRAVVVSGLAVAVSSATLYLADDVIFSSIATGAILVTLVAVVSSLTVLPALLAKLGMRAERRAERRAARGLAPKKQKTHKTGPGRLTAAVLRPVSKHPIATLTVTVVGLLALAAPVLGLKLTDMGRETHSRSIVAMQVYDRLNAAYPELKSMHQVVVRAEADRSPEVTAALRELAADVKDDPRLSGTSQLTTSPDKRISMLQLQVPHYVSSDKAQSSLKDIRDTYLPETVGQVKGAETAVTGDVARYTDYPTHQEQKLPLIIGALLLVTFAMTVWAFRSLVLGLVGIVLNLLSAAASLGILVMVFQHTWAEGLVDFTSTGSIGSRVPLFLFVILFGLSMDYQVFVISRIREAALRGVPTRKAVIDGIGSSAGVVTSAAAVMVTVFASFAALHLIEMKQIGFSLAVAVLLDAFVIRMLVLPSLMLLLGEANWWPSRGVRHAHRTTEQAPRPLESVG, encoded by the coding sequence ATGAAGAATCTTCCCGTACGCATGGCTCGTTGGAGCGCCGCCCGCCCCTGGCGGGGCATCGTCGGCTGGTTCGTGTTCGTCGTCCTGTGCCTCGGTATCGGCATCTCCGTCGGCACCAACGCAGCGACCACCGAGGACTTCCGCATCGGAGAGGCGGGACGCGGCGAGGCGATCGCCGCGGAGGGCGGGTTACAGCAGCGCTCCGTCGAACACGTCCTGATCACCGCGAAGCCGAGCACAGGAAAGCTCGACATCGCCGCGGCCGACTTGGCCGCCGCCGACGTCGCCGCCCGGATGGCCAAGCTGCCCGAGGTGCTCTCCGTCACCGACCCGGTGCGCGGCGCGGGCAACACGGCGGTGCGGGTCACCGTCACCATGAAGGGCCCGGAGCTGGAGGGCAAGGAACACGTCGACCCGCTGCTCGAGCAGACCGCGGCCGTACAGAAGGCCAACCCCGGGCTGAGCGTCGAGGAGACCGGATCGCCTTCCATCAGCAAGGGCGTCGACAAGCTGCGCGGCGACGACCTCGCGCGCACCGAGATGATCGCCCTGCCGGTCACCCTCATCACCCTGCTGCTGGTCTTCAGTTCTGTGGCGATGGCCCTCGTACCGCTGCTGCTCGCCCTGTCCTCGATCGCCGCGGCCGTCGGCCTGACGATGGTGGCCTCGCACGTCTTCCCCGACAATGGCATCAGCACCAACGTCATCCTGCTCATCGGCCTCGCGGTCGGCGTCGACTACACGCTCTTCTACCTCAAGCGCGAACGTGAGGAACGAGCCCGCGCCGGCGGCAGGCTCAGCCCGCAGGCCGTCGTCGAACTCGCGGCCGCCACGTCCGGCCGGGCCGTTGTCGTCTCCGGCCTCGCGGTCGCCGTCTCCAGCGCCACCCTCTACCTCGCCGACGACGTCATCTTCTCGTCCATCGCCACCGGCGCGATCCTCGTCACCCTCGTCGCCGTCGTCAGTTCCCTGACCGTGCTGCCCGCCCTCCTGGCCAAACTGGGCATGCGCGCCGAGCGCCGTGCCGAGCGCCGGGCGGCCCGCGGGCTCGCGCCGAAGAAGCAGAAGACGCACAAGACCGGCCCCGGCCGCCTGACCGCCGCGGTGCTGCGCCCCGTCTCCAAACACCCCATCGCCACCCTCACCGTCACCGTCGTCGGACTGCTCGCCCTCGCCGCCCCGGTCCTCGGCCTCAAGCTCACCGACATGGGCCGCGAGACACACTCCCGCTCCATCGTCGCCATGCAGGTCTACGACCGGCTGAACGCGGCCTACCCGGAACTGAAGTCCATGCACCAGGTCGTCGTCCGCGCCGAAGCCGACCGCTCGCCCGAGGTGACCGCCGCCCTGCGCGAACTCGCCGCCGACGTCAAGGACGACCCGCGCCTGAGCGGCACCTCCCAGCTGACCACGTCGCCCGACAAACGGATCAGCATGCTCCAGCTACAGGTCCCGCACTACGTCAGCAGCGACAAGGCCCAGTCCTCACTCAAGGACATCCGCGACACGTACCTCCCGGAGACCGTCGGCCAGGTGAAGGGTGCCGAGACCGCGGTGACCGGTGACGTGGCCCGCTACACCGACTACCCGACCCACCAGGAACAGAAGCTGCCGCTCATCATCGGGGCGCTGCTCCTGGTGACCTTCGCCATGACCGTCTGGGCGTTCCGCTCCCTGGTCCTCGGTCTGGTCGGCATCGTCCTCAACCTCCTCTCCGCCGCCGCCTCGCTCGGCATCCTCGTCATGGTCTTCCAGCACACCTGGGCCGAAGGCCTCGTCGACTTCACCTCCACCGGTTCGATCGGCTCCCGCGTCCCGCTGTTCCTCTTCGTGATCCTGTTCGGCCTGTCGATGGACTACCAGGTCTTCGTGATCAGCCGGATCCGGGAGGCCGCCCTGCGCGGAGTTCCGACCCGCAAGGCCGTGATCGACGGCATCGGCAGCTCGGCGGGCGTGGTGACCAGCGCCGCCGCGGTCATGGTCACGGTCTTCGCCAGCTTCGCGGCCCTGCACCTGATCGAGATGAAGCAGATCGGCTTCAGCCTCGCGGTCGCCGTCCTCCTGGATGCCTTCGTCATCCGCATGCTGGTCCTGCCGTCCCTCATGCTCCTGCTCGGCGAGGCCAACTGGTGGCCCTCCCGCGGAGTGCGCCATGCCCACCGCACCACCGAACAGGCCCCCCGCCCCCTGGAATCGGTAGGCTGA
- a CDS encoding ABC transporter permease, translating to MRRHGRLLVTATRYTVIGHLHNRFAMVLVAGYIPVWTVLAYLSVPSARVEFRLRATGQLLRPAGNQLTEITGALNAVTLIIGFMMFAAAFSGGHFDRRLAMAGYSRGHLVLAKISALVLASGAVAIYAAAVTQYLCAPRQPFLLAAGLFCAALTYGAVGVALGSLLRREVEGMFTIVMISVIDVCLQNPVTSSGSDSSVVRFLPSYGAVQASTAAGFSDTALPRYLAVQLLWFTAVALIGFLAFQRRTRNTLSLKAGHSHRRLPEQTVRSCVKETEV from the coding sequence ATGAGGCGGCATGGCCGGCTGTTGGTCACCGCCACCCGGTATACGGTGATCGGACACCTTCATAACCGGTTTGCCATGGTGCTGGTCGCCGGGTACATCCCCGTGTGGACGGTCCTTGCTTACCTGTCGGTACCCAGTGCGCGGGTCGAGTTCCGTCTGCGGGCCACCGGGCAGCTTCTGAGGCCCGCCGGTAACCAGCTGACCGAGATCACCGGCGCTCTCAACGCCGTCACGCTCATCATCGGGTTCATGATGTTCGCGGCCGCTTTCTCCGGCGGTCATTTCGACCGTCGTCTGGCTATGGCGGGGTATTCGCGCGGCCACCTTGTCCTTGCCAAGATCAGTGCTCTTGTCCTGGCGTCGGGCGCCGTCGCCATCTACGCCGCCGCTGTCACGCAGTACTTGTGCGCGCCGCGGCAGCCGTTTCTCCTGGCTGCAGGGCTGTTCTGCGCCGCCTTGACCTATGGCGCCGTCGGGGTCGCTCTTGGCTCCCTGTTGCGCCGGGAGGTCGAGGGCATGTTCACCATCGTCATGATCAGTGTGATCGACGTGTGTCTGCAGAACCCCGTCACCAGCTCCGGGTCCGACAGCAGCGTCGTGCGCTTTTTGCCTTCATACGGCGCCGTGCAGGCCAGCACCGCCGCTGGGTTCTCCGACACCGCGCTGCCCCGCTATCTTGCCGTCCAGCTCCTGTGGTTCACCGCTGTCGCCCTGATCGGTTTCCTCGCCTTCCAGCGACGTACACGCAACACCTTGTCCCTCAAGGCCGGCCACTCTCACCGGCGGCTGCCCGAGCAGACGGTCCGCAGCTGTGTGAAGGAGACAGAGGTCTGA
- a CDS encoding transposase, with amino-acid sequence MGFPPRELRDLQLRVRAEQQTPEWKTCYAVRSGVEGTVNEFAHGYGMRRCRYRYRGQGKAHIQHVLTAIAVNIERLSGLPPTEQAPRPADRLPSRATSTSARYPGRSPGEPWAADLDGPRSPTESS; translated from the coding sequence GTGGGCTTTCCCCCACGAGAACTCCGCGACCTGCAACTTCGCGTCCGCGCCGAGCAACAGACACCCGAGTGGAAGACCTGCTACGCGGTCCGCTCCGGAGTGGAGGGCACGGTCAACGAGTTCGCCCACGGATACGGCATGCGGCGCTGCCGCTACCGCTACCGCGGACAGGGAAAGGCCCACATCCAGCACGTCCTGACGGCCATCGCCGTCAACATCGAGCGCCTCAGCGGACTGCCTCCAACCGAACAAGCCCCACGCCCCGCCGACCGACTGCCTTCCAGAGCTACCTCGACCAGCGCGAGATACCCCGGCCGAAGTCCTGGCGAACCCTGGGCAGCTGACCTCGACGGCCCAAGATCCCCGACAGAGTCAAGCTAG
- a CDS encoding enoyl-CoA hydratase/isomerase family protein produces MTQPSTISVESPTPRIRKITFSNPPVNLLVPETFARLREVIAEMSEDPEVRVAIFTSSTPDYFINHFDIAAAGDVAEPPAEGEVPPAVDVLTRLTKAPFISIAAIRGRTRGGGNELALACDLRYASREQALFGQPEVASGLLPGGGGSERLPRLIGRDRALEAILGSDDYDADLAERYGWITRALPDAELDSFVEGMAARLASFDKTVLGAAKAQINRATLPPDADLHAAYGEFLNSLTGPGFQERLPGVGKLIAELGVEEWQRNLGKYLGLANQQA; encoded by the coding sequence ATGACGCAGCCCAGCACGATCAGCGTCGAGAGCCCGACCCCCCGGATCCGCAAGATCACATTCTCGAACCCGCCGGTGAACCTGTTGGTCCCGGAGACCTTCGCCCGGCTGCGGGAGGTCATCGCGGAGATGAGCGAAGACCCGGAGGTCCGCGTCGCCATCTTCACCAGCAGCACACCCGACTACTTCATCAACCACTTCGACATCGCCGCCGCCGGCGACGTTGCCGAGCCGCCGGCCGAGGGTGAGGTGCCGCCCGCCGTCGACGTCCTGACGCGGTTGACGAAGGCCCCGTTCATCAGCATCGCGGCCATCCGTGGACGAACCCGGGGTGGCGGGAACGAGTTGGCGCTTGCCTGCGATCTGCGCTACGCCAGCCGCGAGCAGGCACTGTTCGGCCAGCCGGAGGTCGCCAGCGGCCTGCTGCCCGGCGGTGGCGGCAGTGAACGGCTGCCTCGGCTGATCGGTCGCGACCGAGCGCTGGAAGCCATCCTCGGCAGCGACGACTACGATGCCGATCTGGCCGAGCGCTACGGCTGGATCACCCGCGCCCTGCCGGACGCCGAGCTGGACAGCTTCGTCGAGGGCATGGCTGCACGGCTCGCGTCCTTCGACAAGACCGTGCTGGGCGCCGCCAAGGCCCAGATCAACCGGGCGACCCTGCCGCCGGACGCCGACCTCCACGCGGCCTATGGGGAATTCCTGAACTCTCTGACCGGGCCCGGGTTCCAGGAGCGGCTGCCCGGAGTCGGCAAGCTCATCGCCGAACTGGGCGTCGAGGAGTGGCAGCGGAACCTGGGCAAGTACCTCGGCCTCGCCAACCAGCAGGCGTAG